A single Tachypleus tridentatus isolate NWPU-2018 chromosome 9, ASM421037v1, whole genome shotgun sequence DNA region contains:
- the LOC143226304 gene encoding uncharacterized protein LOC143226304 — MAFRQRDMHFQRTAQSHPPHRPYSTSETSSSSDDRDEAPIVRQPPRRAQSRGARSRSEERSQIAQLSMISNSPDAYPVGPPAAGYPGPFRSGTLRSTRSVPALAIATWDGEPCPVHGGHSMHPHGPPPNVMRRYGSLYDLRGPIYNTGPPPPMLDKKMFHGSMQMLPMGPPPPFHPSPLQTNAPIPPLFLPPMMRPRPMVYPAVGMEPLPMRDPYKLRTPPPGYSSKVEDQYTVDKVCCQGHLIVLWIILAVVTIGVILGIILGVTIT, encoded by the coding sequence ATGGCTTTTCGACAGAGGGACATGCATTTCCAAAGGACAGCTCAGTCTCATCCACCTCACAGACCCTATTCCACTTCTGAAACGTCGTCGTCTTCAGATGATCGCGATGAAGCTCCTATCGTACGACAACCACCTCGAAGAGCTCAAAGCCGAGGTGCTCGAAGTAGAAGCGAAGAGCGATCCCAGATAGCACAACTTTCTATGATCAGTAATTCTCCAGATGCTTATCCAGTTGGACCTCCAGCAGCCGGATATCCTGGTCCTTTCCGATCGGGAACGCTGCGTTCTACTCGTAGTGTACCTGCTTTAGCTATTGCTACTTGGGACGGAGAGCCATGCCCTGTACACGGAGGTCATTCAATGCATCCACACGGACCTCCTCCTAATGTAATGCGCCGATATGGGTCATTATATGATTTGAGGGGTCCAATATATAACACGGGACCTCCACCTCCAATGCTGGATAAGAAAATGTTTCATGGCTCTATGCAGATGTTGCCAATGGGTCCTCCACCACCATTCCACCCATCCCCACTGCAAACAAATGCTCCTATCCCTCCCCTCTTTTTACCTCCAATGATGCGTCCTCGTCCAATGGTGTATCCAGCAGTCGGAATGGAGCCCTTACCTATGAGAGATCCTTACAAATTGAGAACTCCGCCTCCTGGGTACTCTTCTAAAGTGGAAGATCAGTACACGGTAGACAAAGTATGTTGTCAAGGCCACTTAATTGTGTTATGGATAATTCTTGCTGTTGTAACAATTGGAGTTATTCTTGGCATTATCTTAGGAGTTACAATTACTTAA